A single window of Danio rerio strain Tuebingen ecotype United States chromosome 15, GRCz12tu, whole genome shotgun sequence DNA harbors:
- the npat gene encoding protein NPAT isoform X1: MLLPSDVARLVLGYLQQEGLNATSRAFIYESPNLKEYAEHSSEDGIIPACVFSLFGKNLITILNEYVAVKTKETCQENQIPAVMTSLWKKLDFTLSQIKSLQNSPAVQLNQRMRTRNSIQNMRRQQRPLLVVESPISGHQPVTPSGQCVVASTVSTPQSMLGHSTPVSYTSLPTRPSTLCLSQPGESTLHILVPDNRLNPGPLSPARRKCDSPRRRGGGQLGAIGTSKATVVSSSLIVENQNEETVTENLSQIVIENAREKILNDRSLQEKLAENINKILGSDNSPQTSKATCSTVEQEQSIDEILGLQGEIHMTDDAIQDILAQTESDPAFQALFDLFDCGKSKTAEGGEQADGSFSTSTSAQESDEAGHVDSASENATGQEDSTSGGESSAQNIRNQNTSESNGKKNFPGLHKSSSTAPQAHHLTKQTGRGSTNSKRGLIRARVSPGNKQSRVATSTSLLLNDKADSRSPDKTVTSSSFTEDGIGMEIDEPENENSDSVNIQNQQVVLHESSLITKTLNNVSSQVSVSNKSPQTTSTTETSDNTSVNEPGRVTGQNVEMETPSSIQSEPASTLYQPQPDRDTSIKITSPPSSNKTPVTPSYTSNTMKNNLPLANASPSTSTTSASGAQVKEPDPNKIVSLKIIISDEEHEVPADAALNQAVSSITSDHIPTIFLSSPAKSPAKTLPMTSLVITQDETAQAVSCLQGAEGVGSFATPTMSLQSNAPLTRLAGQETGFIQLLQANPTFGPSSGYYVVTDPAGTEQRSNVVLLPSNVPQGTVSSLPHMVATPPRQRTVVSMGPNVSQTYSPGSTIIISSPVQPMLQNVVLPVSVMGQNTGKLTVLPNQMLTLPRSTTVRQPTKVISQHKLAPKENTDTAKTGTPGSVQVSKVLSQTSEQEKGVNGSSPSHRRILCFDVTPENNATGPNSSQTSMLTSSAVTSSSTQKEITPTKAKQPSASDTSKRRIETTRLPEVNTNTGAKDSTKVTIFHQQKEALKSSVTDKELNIIESTKPSHKESVVISESSQKSQSKDAGPLTSSVPGPKQKPSDNSKESSGEKTLSNPPEMSSEKTSLQDSPGITANKENELESSQTLARPTDNLVPSPAKFATPLLNSSSKTLCKTSPLTKQAVEMLQDIQGQTPVATPPKKQAIGCPDLPLPRTPGPGRALEDLTDGLRTPSRQRLRREGECTPRHLPLPATPDIPSCSPASETGSENSINMAAHTLMILSRAARTGGPLKDSLRQEEAGAGKSAISKGKKRKIEASPTAKKELQLSRSSSGKKKSKKQKKLLDSFPDDLDVDKFLSSLHYDE; encoded by the exons ATGTTGCTACCGTCGGACGTCGCCAGACTTGTGTTAG GCTACCTGCAACAAGAAGGTCTGAATGCCACAAGTCGAGCCTTTATTTATGAAAGCCCAAACCTGAAGGAATATGCCGAGCACAGTTCAGAGGACGGCATCATTCCTGcctgtgtattt tctctttttggAAAAAACCTGATCACGATTTTAAATGAGTATGTTGCTGTTAAAACAAAGG AAACATGTCAAGAAAATCAAATCCCAGCTGTGATGACGTCATTATGGAAGAAGCTCGACTTCACGCTCAGCCAGATCAA GTCTCTGCAGAATTCTCCTGCTGTGCAACTGAATCAGCGAA TGCGTACTAGGAATAGCATTCAAAACATGAGACGTCAACAGAGACCCTTGCTGGTAGTGGAGTCTCCTATCTCCGGGCACCAGCCAGTGACTCCATCAGGCCAGTGTGTTGTGGCCAGCACTGTGTCCACCCCTCAGAGCATGCTGGGACATTCAACACCAGTGTCTTACACTTCCCTGCCAACCAGACCCTCCACCCTCTGCCTTAGTCAGCCAG GAGAGTCAACGTTGCATATACTCGTTCCTGATAACAGGCTAAATCCAGGACCTTTGTCCCCAGCCCGCAGAAAATG CGACTCGCCGAGGCGGAGAGGTGGTGGTCAGTTGGGTGCCATTGGTACCAGCAAGGCCACTGTAGTGTCCAGCAGTCTCATTGTGGAAAATCAAAATGAAGAAACCGTGACAGAGAACCTATCT CAAATAGTTATAGAAAATGCCAGAGAAAAAATACTCAACGACAGATCCTTACAAGAAAAACTTgcagaaaacatcaacaaaataTTGGGGAG TGACAACAGTCCTCAGACATCAAAAGCTACCTGCAGTACGGTGGAACAAGAGCAGTCCATTGATGAAATCCTAGGCCTCCAG GGGGAAATTCATATGACAGATGATGCCATTCAAGACATACTGGCACAGACGGAGTCAGACCCTGCATTTCAGGCGCTCTTTGACCTCTTTGACTGTG GGAAAAGTAAAACTGCTGAAGGCGGTGAACAGGCTGATGGGAGTTTCAGCACTAGTACCAGTGCACAAGAGAGTGACGAGGCTGGCCATGTAGACAGTGCCTCTGAAAACG CCACTGGACAGGAGGATTCCACATCTGGGGGAGAAAGCAGTGCACAAAACATACGCAACCAGAATACATCTGAATCAAATGGCAAAAAGAATTTCCCTGGCCTTCACAAGTCTTCCTCTACAGCTCCACAGGCACATCACCTAACCAAACAAACTGGACGAGGATCCACAAACTCCAAAAGAGGGCTGATCAGGGCTAGAGTTTCACCTGGCAATAAACAATCCAGAGTTGCCACTTCAACTTCTTTATTATTGAACGATAAAGCAGACTCGCGTTCACCTGATAAAACCGTAACAAGCTCTTCTTTCACAGAAGATGGAATTGGCATGGAAATAGACGAGCCGGAAAATGAAAACTCTGACAGTGTAAATATTCAAAATCAACAGGTAGTTCTTCACGAGAGCTCACTCATCACCAAAACACTCAATAATGTGAGCAGTCAAGTCTCTGTGTCAAATAAGAGTCCTCAAACCACGTCCACTACAGAAACCTCTGATAACACATCAGTAAATGAGCCTGGCAGAGTAACAGGACAGAATGTAGAGATGGAAACCCCTTCATCTATTCAAAGTGAACCTGCATCCACACTTTACCAGCCCCAACCTGACAGAGACACTTCCATCAAAATCACTTCTCCACCTTCCTCAAATAAAACACCTGTAACTCCCTCATACACATCCAACACTATGAAGAATAATCTGCCTTTAGCAAATGCGTCACCTTCCACATCCACCACCTCAGCTTCTGGTGCACAGGTCAAAGAGCCTGACCCAAATAAAATTGTATCTCTGAAAATCATAATCAGTGATGAGGAACATGAAGTCCCTGCTGATGCGGCACTAAACCAGGCTGTTTCCAGCATCACCAGTGACCATATCCCCACCATATTCTTATCTTCTCCTGCAAAATCGCCTGCCAAGACTTTGCCTATGACCTCTTTGGTCATAACACAAGACGAAACTGCTCAGGCTGTGAGCTGTTTACAGGGGGCAGAGGGTGTCGGGTCGTTCGCAACACCTACAATGAGCTTGCAGAGTAATGCTCCACTCACACGTCTTGCAGGACAAGAAACCGGTTTCATTCAGCTGCTGCAAGCTAACCCCACCTTTGGGCCTTCAAGTGGCTATTATGTTGTAACTGATCCGGCTGGAACCGAACAGCGGTCTAATGTTGTGCTGCTTCCAAGTAATGTGCCTCAAGGGACTGTGTCGTCACTGCCGCATATGGTTGCGACGCCGCCCCGCCAGAGGACTGTGGTGTCTATGGGGCCAAATGTCTCTCAGACCTATTCGCCAG gctcCACTATTATTATATCGTCACCTGTTCAGCCTATGTTACAAAATGTGGTGCTTCCAGTGTCTGTTATGGGGCAGAATACTGGAAAACTCACAGTCCTTCCAAATCAG ATGTTGACTTTGCCACGTTCAACCACTGTAAGGCAACCTACGAAAGTAATTTCGCAACATAAACTGGCACCCAAGGAAAACACTGACACTG CCAAAACTGGCACACCAGGCTCTGTTCAAGTTTCCAAAGTGCTTTCCCAGACTTCTGAACAAGAAAAGGGTGTAAATGGGTCAAGCCCCAGCCACCGGCGGATACTTTGCTTTGACGTCACGCCTGAAAACAATGCAACTGGACCAAATTCCTCACAGACAAGCATGCTCACGTCCTCTGCTGTTACATCCTCCTCGACTCAAAAAGAAATCACACCCACTAAAGCCAAACAGCCTTCAGCTTCTGACACATCCAAACGAAGAATAGAAACAACTAGACTTCCAGAAGTAAATACCAACACGGGTGCAAAAGACTCCACAAAAGTCACCATCTTTCATCAACAAAAGGAAGCTCTGAAAAGTAGTGTGACTGATAAAGAACTTAATATAATCGAAAGTACCAAGCCTTCACACAAAGAGTCTGTTGTTATATCAGAATCATCACAAAAATCACAAAGCAAAGATGCAGGGCCTTTAACATCATCTGTCCCGGGGCCAAAACAGAAACCATCAGACAACTCGAAAGAATCATCAGGTGAAAAGACTCTCTCAAACCCACCAGAAATGTCCTCAGAGAAAACATCCTTACAAGATTCTCCAGGCATCACTGCTAATAAAGAAAATGAGCTGGAGAGCAGTCAAACACTAGCACGTCCCACTGACAATCTCGTACCATCTCCAGCAAAATTTGCAACACCGTTATTAAATTCTTCCAGTAAAACTTTATGCAAAACGAGCCCTCTGACCAAACAGGCTGTTGAGATGCTGCAGGACATACAAGGTCAGACACCTGTGGCAACTCCTCCGAAAAAACAAGCAATCGGATGTCCAGATCTCCCTCTTCCAAGAACACCCGGACCGGGACGTGCACTAGAGGATCTGACAGATGGATTGAGAACGCCGTCCCGCCAGAGGCTGAGGCGAGAGGGTGAATGCACACCTAGGCATCTCCCGCTGCCCGCCACACCTGACATCCCCTCCTGCAGTCCTGCCAGTGAGACGGGCAGCGAGAACAGCATCAACATGGCCGCTCATACCCTCATGATCCTGTCTCGGGCCGCCAGAACAGGAGGCCCTCTGAAAGATAGCCTACGGCAGGAAGAGGCTGGTGCGGGGAAATCGGCCATCTCGAAAGGGAagaagcgaaagattgaagccaGCCCTACCGCTAAGAAAGAGCTACAGCTTTCCAGATCCTCCAGCGGTAAAAAGAAATCTAAG AAACAAAAGAAGCTGCTGGACTCCTTCCCTGATGACCTGGATGTGGACAAATTCCTGTCCTCCCTGCATTATGATGAGTGA
- the npat gene encoding protein NPAT isoform X2, which produces MLLPSDVARLVLGYLQQEGLNATSRAFIYESPNLKEYAEHSSEDGIIPACVFSLFGKNLITILNEYVAVKTKETCQENQIPAVMTSLWKKLDFTLSQIKSLQNSPAVQLNQRMRTRNSIQNMRRQQRPLLVVESPISGHQPVTPSGQCVVASTVSTPQSMLGHSTPVSYTSLPTRPSTLCLSQPGESTLHILVPDNRLNPGPLSPARRKCDSPRRRGGGQLGAIGTSKATVVSSSLIVENQNEETVTENLSQIVIENAREKILNDRSLQEKLAENINKILGSDNSPQTSKATCSTVEQEQSIDEILGLQGEIHMTDDAIQDILAQTESDPAFQALFDLFDCGKSKTAEGGEQADGSFSTSTSAQESDEAGHVDSASENAPQAHHLTKQTGRGSTNSKRGLIRARVSPGNKQSRVATSTSLLLNDKADSRSPDKTVTSSSFTEDGIGMEIDEPENENSDSVNIQNQQVVLHESSLITKTLNNVSSQVSVSNKSPQTTSTTETSDNTSVNEPGRVTGQNVEMETPSSIQSEPASTLYQPQPDRDTSIKITSPPSSNKTPVTPSYTSNTMKNNLPLANASPSTSTTSASGAQVKEPDPNKIVSLKIIISDEEHEVPADAALNQAVSSITSDHIPTIFLSSPAKSPAKTLPMTSLVITQDETAQAVSCLQGAEGVGSFATPTMSLQSNAPLTRLAGQETGFIQLLQANPTFGPSSGYYVVTDPAGTEQRSNVVLLPSNVPQGTVSSLPHMVATPPRQRTVVSMGPNVSQTYSPGSTIIISSPVQPMLQNVVLPVSVMGQNTGKLTVLPNQMLTLPRSTTVRQPTKVISQHKLAPKENTDTAKTGTPGSVQVSKVLSQTSEQEKGVNGSSPSHRRILCFDVTPENNATGPNSSQTSMLTSSAVTSSSTQKEITPTKAKQPSASDTSKRRIETTRLPEVNTNTGAKDSTKVTIFHQQKEALKSSVTDKELNIIESTKPSHKESVVISESSQKSQSKDAGPLTSSVPGPKQKPSDNSKESSGEKTLSNPPEMSSEKTSLQDSPGITANKENELESSQTLARPTDNLVPSPAKFATPLLNSSSKTLCKTSPLTKQAVEMLQDIQGQTPVATPPKKQAIGCPDLPLPRTPGPGRALEDLTDGLRTPSRQRLRREGECTPRHLPLPATPDIPSCSPASETGSENSINMAAHTLMILSRAARTGGPLKDSLRQEEAGAGKSAISKGKKRKIEASPTAKKELQLSRSSSGKKKSKKQKKLLDSFPDDLDVDKFLSSLHYDE; this is translated from the exons ATGTTGCTACCGTCGGACGTCGCCAGACTTGTGTTAG GCTACCTGCAACAAGAAGGTCTGAATGCCACAAGTCGAGCCTTTATTTATGAAAGCCCAAACCTGAAGGAATATGCCGAGCACAGTTCAGAGGACGGCATCATTCCTGcctgtgtattt tctctttttggAAAAAACCTGATCACGATTTTAAATGAGTATGTTGCTGTTAAAACAAAGG AAACATGTCAAGAAAATCAAATCCCAGCTGTGATGACGTCATTATGGAAGAAGCTCGACTTCACGCTCAGCCAGATCAA GTCTCTGCAGAATTCTCCTGCTGTGCAACTGAATCAGCGAA TGCGTACTAGGAATAGCATTCAAAACATGAGACGTCAACAGAGACCCTTGCTGGTAGTGGAGTCTCCTATCTCCGGGCACCAGCCAGTGACTCCATCAGGCCAGTGTGTTGTGGCCAGCACTGTGTCCACCCCTCAGAGCATGCTGGGACATTCAACACCAGTGTCTTACACTTCCCTGCCAACCAGACCCTCCACCCTCTGCCTTAGTCAGCCAG GAGAGTCAACGTTGCATATACTCGTTCCTGATAACAGGCTAAATCCAGGACCTTTGTCCCCAGCCCGCAGAAAATG CGACTCGCCGAGGCGGAGAGGTGGTGGTCAGTTGGGTGCCATTGGTACCAGCAAGGCCACTGTAGTGTCCAGCAGTCTCATTGTGGAAAATCAAAATGAAGAAACCGTGACAGAGAACCTATCT CAAATAGTTATAGAAAATGCCAGAGAAAAAATACTCAACGACAGATCCTTACAAGAAAAACTTgcagaaaacatcaacaaaataTTGGGGAG TGACAACAGTCCTCAGACATCAAAAGCTACCTGCAGTACGGTGGAACAAGAGCAGTCCATTGATGAAATCCTAGGCCTCCAG GGGGAAATTCATATGACAGATGATGCCATTCAAGACATACTGGCACAGACGGAGTCAGACCCTGCATTTCAGGCGCTCTTTGACCTCTTTGACTGTG GGAAAAGTAAAACTGCTGAAGGCGGTGAACAGGCTGATGGGAGTTTCAGCACTAGTACCAGTGCACAAGAGAGTGACGAGGCTGGCCATGTAGACAGTGCCTCTGAAAACG CTCCACAGGCACATCACCTAACCAAACAAACTGGACGAGGATCCACAAACTCCAAAAGAGGGCTGATCAGGGCTAGAGTTTCACCTGGCAATAAACAATCCAGAGTTGCCACTTCAACTTCTTTATTATTGAACGATAAAGCAGACTCGCGTTCACCTGATAAAACCGTAACAAGCTCTTCTTTCACAGAAGATGGAATTGGCATGGAAATAGACGAGCCGGAAAATGAAAACTCTGACAGTGTAAATATTCAAAATCAACAGGTAGTTCTTCACGAGAGCTCACTCATCACCAAAACACTCAATAATGTGAGCAGTCAAGTCTCTGTGTCAAATAAGAGTCCTCAAACCACGTCCACTACAGAAACCTCTGATAACACATCAGTAAATGAGCCTGGCAGAGTAACAGGACAGAATGTAGAGATGGAAACCCCTTCATCTATTCAAAGTGAACCTGCATCCACACTTTACCAGCCCCAACCTGACAGAGACACTTCCATCAAAATCACTTCTCCACCTTCCTCAAATAAAACACCTGTAACTCCCTCATACACATCCAACACTATGAAGAATAATCTGCCTTTAGCAAATGCGTCACCTTCCACATCCACCACCTCAGCTTCTGGTGCACAGGTCAAAGAGCCTGACCCAAATAAAATTGTATCTCTGAAAATCATAATCAGTGATGAGGAACATGAAGTCCCTGCTGATGCGGCACTAAACCAGGCTGTTTCCAGCATCACCAGTGACCATATCCCCACCATATTCTTATCTTCTCCTGCAAAATCGCCTGCCAAGACTTTGCCTATGACCTCTTTGGTCATAACACAAGACGAAACTGCTCAGGCTGTGAGCTGTTTACAGGGGGCAGAGGGTGTCGGGTCGTTCGCAACACCTACAATGAGCTTGCAGAGTAATGCTCCACTCACACGTCTTGCAGGACAAGAAACCGGTTTCATTCAGCTGCTGCAAGCTAACCCCACCTTTGGGCCTTCAAGTGGCTATTATGTTGTAACTGATCCGGCTGGAACCGAACAGCGGTCTAATGTTGTGCTGCTTCCAAGTAATGTGCCTCAAGGGACTGTGTCGTCACTGCCGCATATGGTTGCGACGCCGCCCCGCCAGAGGACTGTGGTGTCTATGGGGCCAAATGTCTCTCAGACCTATTCGCCAG gctcCACTATTATTATATCGTCACCTGTTCAGCCTATGTTACAAAATGTGGTGCTTCCAGTGTCTGTTATGGGGCAGAATACTGGAAAACTCACAGTCCTTCCAAATCAG ATGTTGACTTTGCCACGTTCAACCACTGTAAGGCAACCTACGAAAGTAATTTCGCAACATAAACTGGCACCCAAGGAAAACACTGACACTG CCAAAACTGGCACACCAGGCTCTGTTCAAGTTTCCAAAGTGCTTTCCCAGACTTCTGAACAAGAAAAGGGTGTAAATGGGTCAAGCCCCAGCCACCGGCGGATACTTTGCTTTGACGTCACGCCTGAAAACAATGCAACTGGACCAAATTCCTCACAGACAAGCATGCTCACGTCCTCTGCTGTTACATCCTCCTCGACTCAAAAAGAAATCACACCCACTAAAGCCAAACAGCCTTCAGCTTCTGACACATCCAAACGAAGAATAGAAACAACTAGACTTCCAGAAGTAAATACCAACACGGGTGCAAAAGACTCCACAAAAGTCACCATCTTTCATCAACAAAAGGAAGCTCTGAAAAGTAGTGTGACTGATAAAGAACTTAATATAATCGAAAGTACCAAGCCTTCACACAAAGAGTCTGTTGTTATATCAGAATCATCACAAAAATCACAAAGCAAAGATGCAGGGCCTTTAACATCATCTGTCCCGGGGCCAAAACAGAAACCATCAGACAACTCGAAAGAATCATCAGGTGAAAAGACTCTCTCAAACCCACCAGAAATGTCCTCAGAGAAAACATCCTTACAAGATTCTCCAGGCATCACTGCTAATAAAGAAAATGAGCTGGAGAGCAGTCAAACACTAGCACGTCCCACTGACAATCTCGTACCATCTCCAGCAAAATTTGCAACACCGTTATTAAATTCTTCCAGTAAAACTTTATGCAAAACGAGCCCTCTGACCAAACAGGCTGTTGAGATGCTGCAGGACATACAAGGTCAGACACCTGTGGCAACTCCTCCGAAAAAACAAGCAATCGGATGTCCAGATCTCCCTCTTCCAAGAACACCCGGACCGGGACGTGCACTAGAGGATCTGACAGATGGATTGAGAACGCCGTCCCGCCAGAGGCTGAGGCGAGAGGGTGAATGCACACCTAGGCATCTCCCGCTGCCCGCCACACCTGACATCCCCTCCTGCAGTCCTGCCAGTGAGACGGGCAGCGAGAACAGCATCAACATGGCCGCTCATACCCTCATGATCCTGTCTCGGGCCGCCAGAACAGGAGGCCCTCTGAAAGATAGCCTACGGCAGGAAGAGGCTGGTGCGGGGAAATCGGCCATCTCGAAAGGGAagaagcgaaagattgaagccaGCCCTACCGCTAAGAAAGAGCTACAGCTTTCCAGATCCTCCAGCGGTAAAAAGAAATCTAAG AAACAAAAGAAGCTGCTGGACTCCTTCCCTGATGACCTGGATGTGGACAAATTCCTGTCCTCCCTGCATTATGATGAGTGA